A part of Thermocrinis albus DSM 14484 genomic DNA contains:
- the fabD gene encoding ACP S-malonyltransferase → MGKIAYVFPGQGSQYVGMGYDFYKEFHTAADVFHSAETALRYNLTDIIFKGPEEELGRTIHTQPAILTVSVAIYRVMRDMGFPPPQVVAGHSLGEYTALVVAGGVELFEAVRLAHLRGKYMQEAVPPDRGAMYAILQLPPEKVEEACRMAGDEGVVEPANYNSPKQTVIAGEKKAVEKAAEICRQMGGKVIPLKVSVPSHCSLMKSAADAFRLKLAQTPIKNISIPLVQNYTAKEHTMAHEIRENLYRQMFSPVRWFQSVVYMVQNMGVDTFVEIGPKNVLSKLIQQTVDKVRIFNVEKVEDLEKVLKAVS, encoded by the coding sequence ATGGGTAAAATAGCTTACGTCTTTCCCGGTCAAGGTTCTCAGTACGTGGGAATGGGTTACGATTTTTACAAGGAGTTTCATACGGCAGCCGATGTTTTTCACTCTGCTGAAACAGCGCTACGTTACAACCTCACCGACATTATCTTCAAAGGCCCTGAAGAGGAGCTAGGCAGGACCATTCATACACAGCCTGCTATTCTTACAGTATCTGTGGCCATATACCGAGTCATGCGGGATATGGGATTTCCCCCTCCCCAAGTGGTGGCCGGACATTCCTTAGGGGAGTATACGGCTCTGGTAGTAGCTGGAGGTGTGGAGCTTTTTGAGGCTGTCAGGCTTGCTCACCTGAGGGGTAAGTACATGCAGGAGGCCGTTCCACCAGACAGGGGAGCTATGTACGCCATACTGCAACTACCTCCCGAAAAGGTGGAAGAGGCCTGCAGGATGGCGGGTGACGAGGGAGTAGTGGAACCTGCCAACTACAACTCTCCCAAACAGACCGTTATAGCGGGGGAGAAAAAAGCTGTGGAGAAGGCAGCGGAGATATGCAGACAGATGGGTGGGAAGGTGATACCCCTTAAGGTATCTGTTCCGTCTCACTGTTCTCTAATGAAGAGTGCTGCGGATGCCTTTCGCCTCAAACTGGCCCAAACTCCCATAAAGAACATATCCATACCTCTGGTTCAGAACTATACAGCGAAGGAACACACCATGGCCCACGAAATTAGGGAGAATCTCTACAGACAGATGTTCTCACCGGTGCGTTGGTTCCAAAGTGTAGTTTATATGGTGCAGAACATGGGTGTGGATACTTTCGTGGAGATAGGTCCCAAAAACGTCCTTTCTAAACTAATACAACAGACGGTAGATAAGGTGAGGATCTTTAACGTAGAGAAGGTAGAAGACCTCGAAAAGGTGTTAAAAGCTGTAAGTTAA
- a CDS encoding c-type cytochrome produces MKALAQAKGCFACHDINTKKVGPAWKDVAKKFAGDPKAVDELAKRIKNGSSGVWGSVPMPPQNVTDQEAKDLAQWILSLK; encoded by the coding sequence ATGAAGGCCCTAGCCCAGGCTAAAGGCTGCTTTGCCTGTCACGATATAAACACCAAGAAGGTGGGTCCTGCTTGGAAGGACGTAGCTAAGAAGTTTGCCGGCGATCCTAAGGCGGTGGACGAGTTGGCCAAGAGGATCAAGAACGGTAGTTCCGGCGTGTGGGGATCCGTACCCATGCCTCCCCAAAACGTGACGGACCAGGAGGCTAAGGATCTGGCCCAGTGGATCCTCTCCCTCAAGTGA